A genomic segment from Candidatus Brocadia sinica JPN1 encodes:
- the queD gene encoding 6-carboxytetrahydropterin synthase QueD, which translates to MFELVVETDFSAAHNLREYKGQCERLHGHNWKVQVVLKAEKLDKLGMVMDFRDAKRIIGEVINRFDHVYLNDLPDFKVLNPTTENLSKILYDGLKNVLPIGVGVAKVTTWESDRCGAAYFE; encoded by the coding sequence GTGTTTGAACTCGTCGTTGAAACTGATTTTTCCGCAGCACATAACTTGCGGGAATATAAAGGGCAATGCGAAAGGCTTCACGGTCACAATTGGAAGGTGCAGGTCGTCTTAAAGGCTGAAAAACTGGATAAATTAGGCATGGTAATGGATTTTAGAGATGCAAAAAGGATTATTGGGGAAGTTATCAATAGATTTGATCATGTGTATTTGAATGATCTCCCGGATTTTAAGGTCTTAAATCCTACCACCGAGAATCTGTCCAAAATACTTTATGACGGATTAAAGAATGTCCTACCAATAGGGGTAGGGGTGGCGAAGGTCACAACTTGGGAGTCCGACCGTTGTGGGGCTGCATATTTCGAATAG
- the hxlA gene encoding 3-hexulose-6-phosphate synthase, which produces MTVILQVALDFVDLHRAVKVAEAAIEGGADWLEIGTPLIKSEGMNAVRHLRKLFPGRTLIADMKTMDAGRAEMEIAAKAGANIAVVMGNAPVSTIRECIQAGKNYGIKICVDCIDSSNIGDYVADIEKWGADFIAVHTAIDDQMYGKTPFDTLRHVCSKVKIPVAVAGGINSENVVDAVNAGASVVIVGGYISKSKDVKIATETIKNAMRENRRVSTTLFKRVTSEGIRETLNRLSTANISDGSHRAEGITGLYPIYSDIKLIGNAITVRTYPGDWAKPVEAIDIAKEGDVIVIDAGGVGPAVWGELATHSALQKKISGVVINGAMRDLAEVRKLNFPIFTKIAMPTAGEPKGFGEINIPISISGIHINPGDWIVGDDDGLMVIPALEANAWVNYGMDCLEKENRIREEILSEKSSLGKVIDVLKWERQ; this is translated from the coding sequence ATGACGGTAATATTACAAGTAGCCTTGGACTTTGTTGACCTTCACAGGGCTGTAAAGGTTGCTGAAGCGGCAATTGAAGGCGGCGCGGATTGGCTGGAGATAGGTACTCCGCTTATTAAAAGCGAAGGGATGAATGCGGTCCGCCACTTGAGAAAATTGTTTCCCGGCAGAACGTTAATTGCGGATATGAAGACAATGGATGCAGGGCGTGCAGAAATGGAAATAGCTGCCAAAGCCGGCGCTAACATCGCCGTTGTAATGGGAAATGCCCCGGTTTCGACTATTAGGGAGTGTATACAAGCAGGGAAAAATTACGGTATAAAAATCTGTGTGGACTGTATAGATAGTAGTAACATTGGGGATTACGTTGCCGATATAGAGAAATGGGGCGCTGATTTTATTGCTGTGCACACCGCCATAGATGATCAAATGTATGGTAAGACACCGTTTGACACCTTGCGACACGTTTGCAGTAAAGTAAAGATACCGGTTGCCGTGGCAGGTGGTATAAACTCTGAAAATGTAGTAGATGCTGTAAATGCTGGGGCAAGTGTTGTAATTGTTGGCGGATATATTAGTAAATCAAAAGATGTAAAAATTGCGACAGAGACTATTAAAAATGCAATGAGAGAAAACCGAAGGGTTTCTACAACGCTATTCAAAAGGGTAACAAGTGAAGGTATCCGTGAAACGTTAAATCGACTTTCCACGGCAAATATCTCGGATGGGAGTCACCGAGCTGAAGGTATTACGGGATTATATCCGATATATTCAGATATTAAATTAATAGGGAATGCCATTACCGTTCGGACGTATCCGGGTGATTGGGCCAAGCCTGTTGAAGCTATAGATATTGCAAAAGAAGGGGACGTGATTGTGATAGATGCGGGGGGAGTTGGGCCTGCTGTATGGGGGGAATTGGCAACCCATAGCGCATTGCAGAAAAAAATAAGTGGGGTAGTTATCAATGGTGCAATGCGCGACCTTGCGGAGGTTAGAAAATTAAATTTCCCCATCTTTACAAAAATAGCGATGCCAACTGCTGGCGAGCCAAAAGGGTTTGGGGAGATTAATATCCCAATCAGTATTTCGGGAATTCACATCAATCCGGGAGATTGGATTGTGGGGGATGACGATGGGTTGATGGTAATACCCGCGTTAGAGGCCAATGCCTGGGTCAATTATGGTATGGATTGTTTGGAAAAAGAAAATAGGATACGGGAAGAGATATTGTCCGAAAAAAGTTCTTTAGGAAAAGTTATAGATGTGTTAAAATGGGAAAGACAATAA
- a CDS encoding UvrB/UvrC motif-containing protein, producing MKCESCNKKHATVHLTEIVGAVKKERHLCEECAQSINTQLTKIPSPTEILTSLINQVAPEISEMSKIVCPVCGLSYLEFRSHGRLGCPMDYTIFRKGLIPLLEKMHGSVQHVGKVPSRAGKELIKKNELMQLRNELNKAVEKEDYEKAAELRDRIYELSGDTSEDQ from the coding sequence ATGAAATGTGAATCTTGTAATAAAAAACATGCGACAGTCCATTTAACAGAGATTGTCGGCGCAGTGAAAAAAGAACGACATCTCTGCGAAGAATGTGCACAGAGTATCAATACACAGCTTACAAAAATACCCTCACCTACGGAGATATTAACAAGTCTCATTAATCAGGTAGCGCCAGAAATTAGTGAGATGTCTAAGATCGTTTGTCCTGTATGTGGATTGTCCTATCTGGAATTCCGCTCCCATGGTCGGCTAGGTTGTCCGATGGATTATACGATTTTTAGAAAGGGATTAATCCCGTTATTGGAAAAGATGCACGGCAGTGTCCAGCATGTGGGAAAGGTGCCTTCTAGGGCTGGGAAAGAATTAATTAAAAAAAATGAACTCATGCAATTGCGGAATGAGTTGAACAAGGCTGTCGAAAAAGAAGATTACGAAAAGGCAGCAGAGTTAAGGGATAGGATTTATGAACTTTCAGGCGACACCAGTGAAGATCAGTGA
- a CDS encoding protein arginine kinase — translation MNFQATPVKISDLADNTGEWLRGTGPESDIVISSRIRLARNVARFPFLSRANVKQKKELEEIVRDKIKEAEITSDLRYINLAEIDTVDRLFLVERHLISREHAGGEGERGVAFGKSETISLMVNEEDHLRIQVIRSGFELKEAWKTIDEVDNKLEKKLNYAYSSRFGYLTACPTNVGTGMRASVMLHLPALGMTHHIEKVFNAVMKLGLVVRGLYGEGTQVSGDLYQISNQFTLGKSESEIIEIIESVIPRITSYERMARKALISESREQLEDRVWRSYGMLKVARMITSEEIMHLLSQVRMGVNLGIINDIEMKTLNELFIFTLPGHLQKLEGRELTSLQRNIIRATYVRKRLEKAESLKG, via the coding sequence ATGAACTTTCAGGCGACACCAGTGAAGATCAGTGATCTTGCTGATAATACAGGAGAGTGGCTGAGAGGTACAGGTCCTGAGTCAGATATTGTTATCAGCAGCAGGATTCGTCTGGCCAGAAATGTGGCGAGATTCCCTTTCCTTTCAAGGGCTAATGTAAAACAGAAAAAGGAACTTGAAGAGATTGTCAGAGATAAAATCAAAGAAGCTGAGATTACTTCGGACCTTCGTTACATAAATCTTGCGGAAATTGATACTGTAGACAGACTTTTTCTTGTAGAACGGCATCTCATCAGTAGGGAACATGCAGGGGGAGAAGGTGAAAGAGGTGTGGCCTTTGGGAAGTCTGAGACGATCAGCCTGATGGTCAATGAAGAAGACCATTTGAGAATTCAGGTAATTCGCTCTGGGTTTGAACTAAAGGAGGCATGGAAGACGATTGACGAGGTCGATAACAAATTAGAGAAAAAGTTAAATTATGCATATTCTTCACGTTTTGGTTATCTGACTGCCTGTCCTACGAATGTTGGTACGGGAATGAGAGCGTCAGTTATGTTGCATCTGCCAGCACTGGGGATGACACACCATATTGAAAAAGTTTTTAATGCGGTAATGAAACTGGGTTTGGTGGTAAGGGGATTATATGGGGAGGGGACGCAGGTTTCCGGAGACTTGTATCAGATATCAAATCAATTCACCCTCGGCAAGTCTGAGTCAGAAATTATTGAAATTATAGAAAGTGTAATTCCCAGGATTACCAGTTATGAGCGGATGGCACGGAAGGCATTGATTTCTGAGAGTCGGGAACAATTAGAAGATCGTGTATGGCGTTCTTATGGTATGCTAAAGGTGGCGCGGATGATTACTTCCGAGGAGATTATGCACCTGCTATCTCAGGTCCGTATGGGAGTTAATTTAGGAATCATTAATGATATTGAAATGAAAACTTTAAATGAGCTTTTCATTTTCACATTACCGGGGCACTTACAAAAGTTGGAAGGGCGTGAACTTACATCTCTGCAAAGGAATATTATTCGTGCAACATATGTAAGAAAACGCCTGGAAAAAGCAGAAAGCTTGAAAGGATAG
- a CDS encoding ATP-dependent Clp protease ATP-binding subunit gives MFDRFTDRARKVMALAREEARRFNHEYIGTEHILLGLVKEGSGVAANVLQNLDIELKKIRLEIEKIVQSGSDLVSVGQLPFTPRVKKVLEYAMEEARALGHNYIGTEHLLLGLLREQEGVAAQVLLNLGVKLEDVREEVIGLLGSEAVQGGVNQEKEEKKGKSKTPALDSFGRDLTQQAREHELDPVIGRQDVIERVIQVLCRRTKNNPVLLGEAGVGKTAIVEGLAQAVVQGNIPELLRDRRIVALDLAMMVAGTKYRGQFEERIKAVMSEVKRAKNIILFIDELHTLVGAGGAEGAIDASNVLKPALSRGEIQCVGATTLDEYRKYIEKDGALERRFQTIIVEPPSKTETIEILKGLRDRYEAHHKVQITDDALEASTELSIRYITGRYLPDKAIDVLDEACARVRLKATTQPPDLRHIEEEINKLEKDKDESVAIQDFERAARLRDKADKLKKKKETIEKEWRETRAEVEGVVNGEIVAEVVSKMTGIPMTRIESAEAKRLLRMEEELHKMVVSQEEATKAVAKAIRRSRAGLKNPNRPVASFIFVGPSGVGKTHLARSLAKFLFGEEEALIQIDMSEYMEKHNISRLIGAPPGYVGYEEGGQLTEKIRRRPYAVVLLDEIEKAHPDVFNMLLQIMEDGKLTDSFGRHVDFRNVVIIMTSNIGADVIKNQASLGFKKVTDAHTYEMMKEQLKKEVEKHFRPEFLNRVDNIIVFKPLDKEDLKKIIEIELVGVKKRLYNFNISITLTDEVLEFLIEKGYNQNFGARPLRRAIESYLEDPLSEEILQGRFEGKKLVKARVQDGKLIFDEVIETPEPALANAESSL, from the coding sequence ATGTTTGATCGATTTACTGACCGTGCTCGAAAGGTTATGGCGCTTGCACGCGAAGAGGCCAGGCGATTTAATCACGAATATATTGGTACAGAGCATATCTTGTTAGGACTTGTGAAAGAAGGTAGCGGGGTTGCCGCCAATGTTTTGCAAAACCTGGATATCGAACTAAAAAAGATACGTCTGGAGATAGAAAAAATTGTCCAAAGCGGGTCGGATCTTGTTTCTGTGGGACAGTTGCCTTTTACCCCGCGCGTAAAGAAGGTGCTGGAGTATGCGATGGAGGAGGCGCGAGCGTTAGGGCATAATTATATCGGAACAGAGCATTTGTTGCTGGGTTTGCTCAGAGAACAGGAAGGTGTAGCCGCACAAGTATTGTTAAATCTGGGAGTAAAACTCGAAGATGTTCGGGAGGAGGTTATTGGGCTTTTGGGTTCGGAAGCGGTACAGGGGGGTGTGAATCAGGAAAAAGAGGAAAAGAAGGGGAAGTCGAAGACTCCTGCGCTGGATTCTTTTGGCCGTGACCTTACACAACAGGCCCGCGAACATGAACTCGACCCTGTTATCGGACGACAAGATGTGATTGAGCGTGTAATTCAAGTCTTGTGCCGCAGAACCAAAAACAATCCCGTGTTGTTGGGCGAGGCAGGTGTTGGGAAGACGGCCATTGTTGAAGGTCTGGCGCAGGCTGTGGTACAGGGAAATATCCCTGAATTATTGCGTGACCGTAGGATTGTGGCCCTGGATCTGGCAATGATGGTAGCCGGTACTAAATATAGAGGTCAGTTTGAAGAGCGTATTAAGGCCGTGATGTCGGAAGTCAAAAGGGCGAAGAATATTATTCTGTTTATTGATGAGTTACATACCCTGGTGGGTGCTGGCGGCGCAGAGGGCGCTATTGATGCTTCCAATGTATTAAAACCTGCACTGTCGCGAGGGGAAATCCAGTGTGTTGGCGCTACTACCTTGGATGAATATAGAAAATATATTGAAAAAGACGGTGCTCTTGAAAGAAGATTTCAGACGATTATTGTCGAGCCTCCCTCAAAGACGGAAACGATCGAAATATTAAAAGGACTTCGTGACCGTTATGAAGCGCATCACAAAGTTCAAATTACGGACGATGCGTTAGAAGCCTCAACCGAGCTATCCATTCGTTATATCACGGGAAGATATCTCCCTGATAAAGCGATTGATGTGCTTGATGAAGCATGTGCAAGGGTACGGCTTAAGGCAACCACACAGCCGCCTGATTTAAGACATATAGAGGAAGAGATCAATAAGCTGGAAAAAGATAAAGATGAGTCTGTGGCGATTCAGGATTTTGAAAGGGCGGCCCGGTTAAGAGACAAGGCAGATAAGCTGAAAAAGAAAAAGGAAACCATTGAGAAAGAATGGCGGGAGACCCGCGCTGAGGTTGAAGGTGTCGTGAATGGCGAAATAGTTGCTGAGGTTGTTTCCAAAATGACAGGAATTCCCATGACACGTATCGAATCTGCCGAGGCCAAAAGATTGCTGCGCATGGAAGAAGAACTTCATAAGATGGTGGTTAGCCAGGAAGAGGCTACAAAAGCGGTTGCCAAAGCGATACGTCGTTCCCGCGCAGGGTTGAAGAATCCAAACCGTCCTGTAGCTTCTTTTATATTTGTAGGGCCGTCCGGTGTGGGCAAAACCCACCTGGCAAGGTCACTGGCGAAGTTCCTGTTTGGTGAAGAGGAAGCCCTTATTCAGATTGACATGTCTGAGTATATGGAAAAACATAACATTTCCAGATTGATTGGCGCTCCTCCCGGCTATGTGGGTTATGAAGAGGGTGGACAGCTTACAGAGAAAATCCGGCGTCGCCCGTATGCCGTTGTACTGCTTGATGAAATTGAAAAAGCCCATCCGGATGTATTTAACATGTTACTGCAAATTATGGAGGATGGGAAATTAACGGATAGCTTTGGACGTCATGTGGATTTCCGCAATGTGGTTATTATTATGACTTCAAACATTGGTGCAGATGTTATCAAGAACCAGGCATCTTTAGGTTTCAAAAAAGTGACAGATGCGCATACTTACGAAATGATGAAAGAGCAATTAAAGAAAGAGGTTGAAAAACACTTCCGCCCGGAGTTTTTGAACAGGGTGGATAATATAATTGTCTTCAAACCATTGGATAAGGAAGATTTGAAAAAGATTATTGAAATAGAATTAGTCGGTGTTAAAAAGAGGCTGTATAACTTCAACATCAGCATTACGCTGACTGACGAGGTTTTAGAGTTTTTGATAGAAAAAGGGTACAACCAAAACTTTGGGGCACGTCCACTCCGAAGGGCGATAGAAAGTTATTTAGAGGACCCCCTTTCGGAAGAAATCTTACAGGGTAGATTTGAGGGGAAGAAACTTGTAAAGGCAAGGGTACAGGATGGTAAGCTGATCTTTGACGAGGTAATTGAAACCCCGGAGCCTGCGCTGGCAAATGCTGAAAGCAGCCTATAG
- the radA gene encoding DNA repair protein RadA: protein MTKTNVVYVCQHCGWKSLKWVGRCGGCGEWDSTIEELGTPAGSGYKSFTISRELPQPITQVKLLECPSIETGMEEFDRILGGGLIAGSAVLIGGTPGIGKSTLLLQVCQYISKKGYTTLYVTGEESVAQTKLRAERLSILSDNLLVVAETNLDFILENIHNTRPTLVVIDSIQMIYKSQIESAPGTVAQVRQCANDLISVAKSTGSAIFLVGHVTKQGIIAGPKVLEHMADTVLYFEGEKFQCYRILRVVKNRFGSTDEIGIFEMRKNGLQPVDNPSEIFISQGRRISAGSAIISCMEGTRALLVEIQALVTRANFGMPERKVSGVDYNRVSMILAILEKRIGLKLGGQDVFVNIVGGVQVDEPAADLGIAMTITSSFKEKVIPSDIVFVGEVGLGGEVRSVSQIEIRLKEAQRLGFKRAIVPKDNTKGIANDLGIELSEVCYLSEAVEIIG, encoded by the coding sequence ATGACAAAAACAAACGTGGTATATGTTTGTCAGCATTGCGGCTGGAAGAGCCTGAAATGGGTAGGACGCTGCGGAGGTTGCGGGGAATGGGACTCGACGATAGAAGAGCTTGGCACGCCTGCCGGTTCTGGTTATAAATCATTTACCATCAGTCGCGAATTGCCACAACCAATAACACAGGTAAAACTGCTTGAATGTCCTAGTATTGAAACAGGGATGGAAGAATTTGACAGGATTCTTGGCGGTGGACTGATTGCTGGTTCGGCAGTATTGATCGGAGGGACACCGGGAATAGGCAAATCTACGCTCCTTTTACAGGTATGTCAGTATATTAGCAAAAAAGGGTATACCACCCTTTATGTGACAGGGGAAGAATCGGTTGCTCAGACAAAACTTCGTGCGGAGAGGTTGTCTATTTTGTCGGATAATTTATTGGTCGTTGCGGAAACAAATCTGGATTTCATTCTGGAAAACATCCACAATACCCGACCAACCCTTGTTGTAATCGATTCTATTCAAATGATTTATAAGTCACAAATAGAGTCCGCACCCGGTACGGTTGCTCAGGTACGTCAATGTGCCAATGATCTCATTTCCGTTGCTAAATCTACAGGTTCTGCAATTTTCCTGGTAGGGCATGTCACCAAGCAGGGCATTATTGCCGGTCCTAAAGTATTAGAACATATGGCTGACACGGTTTTGTATTTTGAGGGAGAAAAATTTCAATGCTACCGCATCTTGCGGGTGGTAAAAAACAGGTTCGGTTCCACCGATGAGATAGGGATATTCGAGATGAGAAAAAATGGATTACAGCCGGTGGATAACCCGTCTGAGATATTTATTTCACAAGGTCGAAGGATTAGTGCCGGCTCTGCTATTATTTCCTGCATGGAAGGGACTCGCGCCTTGCTAGTCGAGATACAGGCGCTTGTCACTAGGGCGAACTTTGGTATGCCCGAACGAAAAGTCAGCGGGGTAGACTATAATCGGGTTTCGATGATCCTTGCCATCCTTGAAAAACGGATAGGACTAAAGCTTGGGGGACAGGACGTCTTTGTGAATATCGTAGGAGGAGTTCAGGTGGATGAACCCGCAGCTGACCTTGGTATTGCCATGACAATTACGTCAAGCTTTAAAGAAAAGGTAATTCCTTCCGATATCGTGTTTGTTGGAGAGGTAGGGTTGGGAGGAGAGGTTCGTAGTGTAAGCCAGATTGAGATCCGATTAAAAGAGGCGCAGAGATTGGGTTTTAAAAGGGCAATTGTTCCAAAGGATAACACAAAGGGGATTGCTAATGACCTGGGAATAGAACTGAGCGAAGTATGTTATCTTTCCGAGGCTGTAGAAATCATAGGATGA
- a CDS encoding SHOCT domain-containing protein, with translation MRNQRLKHTLLFMGIVCMMFFCKFYDAYADTYTDGRIIVKHEELPVKKNGRHIQFDHPYEVAGNVITNALSYIYFEEKGLLKKKGTLRVFQDDEIRKLVPLIVQALSVATPTQVVTVSSYSERILLTDQQNYCAIFISDRNLNIAFSRIHMFQSYNDAMSEKKRYTTAKENPSRISHSRFWKLVPSAGQRLEPSHENWLVIDLSNEMYQQPVAQRVGTVDEKIKMGTSELDARLKKLEERMVAADETKVNKPITSVRENGSESKIKSKLVILREMMEDEIISEEDYDYKKVKMLREAMGDMSIKEQLQVIKDLKIEGLITEDDYNEKKKELLDQF, from the coding sequence GTGAGAAATCAAAGATTGAAGCACACACTTTTGTTTATGGGAATTGTCTGCATGATGTTCTTTTGTAAGTTTTATGATGCCTATGCAGATACTTATACAGACGGTAGGATTATAGTAAAACACGAGGAATTACCCGTAAAAAAGAATGGCCGTCATATTCAATTTGATCATCCCTATGAAGTGGCAGGGAATGTTATTACCAATGCGTTGTCTTATATCTATTTTGAAGAAAAGGGCCTGTTGAAAAAGAAAGGAACCTTAAGGGTCTTTCAGGACGATGAGATAAGAAAATTGGTTCCCCTGATTGTCCAGGCGCTTTCCGTTGCAACGCCGACACAGGTTGTTACTGTTTCATCCTATTCTGAGCGCATACTTTTGACCGACCAGCAGAATTATTGCGCCATATTTATTTCAGATCGCAATCTTAACATTGCCTTCAGCCGCATTCATATGTTTCAGTCATATAATGATGCCATGTCAGAGAAAAAACGATATACAACGGCAAAAGAGAATCCTTCGCGGATAAGTCACAGCCGCTTTTGGAAGTTGGTCCCGTCAGCAGGACAAAGGTTAGAACCAAGTCATGAAAACTGGCTTGTTATAGACTTGTCCAACGAAATGTACCAACAACCTGTAGCGCAAAGGGTGGGGACGGTTGATGAAAAGATCAAGATGGGTACGTCTGAACTGGATGCCCGCCTGAAGAAGCTGGAAGAAAGAATGGTGGCTGCCGATGAAACGAAAGTAAATAAACCAATAACTTCAGTAAGAGAAAACGGCAGTGAAAGCAAGATAAAAAGTAAGTTGGTCATACTGCGTGAAATGATGGAAGATGAAATTATATCCGAAGAGGATTACGACTACAAAAAAGTCAAAATGCTCAGAGAAGCTATGGGCGATATGAGTATAAAGGAACAGTTGCAGGTGATAAAAGACTTAAAAATCGAAGGGCTTATTACAGAAGACGATTATAACGAAAAAAAGAAAGAATTATTGGATCAATTCTAA
- a CDS encoding ElyC/SanA/YdcF family protein, whose product MFVLKKIIAQFFSPVPFCLEILVIGLFLLLFTRKQRIGKFIVTAGVILFTILSYRGIPNVLLRPLERQYLPLGIAATSDISGSDIIPSVRWIVVLGGGHTSDPNIPVTSQISDASLVRLIEGIRLHNEIPGSKLILSGGKVFDAVAEAETLEKVARAIGVKHEDIILETCSKDTADQAQFMKPIVGDDEFILVTSAVHMPRSMALFKKLGMRPIPAPTGYLVKESQGSNPFQFFPDAGGFFKTESAFHEYLGLVWAKLRGQL is encoded by the coding sequence ATGTTTGTCTTAAAAAAGATTATTGCCCAATTCTTTTCTCCTGTTCCTTTCTGCCTGGAAATATTGGTTATTGGATTATTTCTGCTCTTGTTTACCAGAAAACAAAGGATCGGAAAGTTTATCGTTACAGCCGGCGTGATTCTATTTACAATCCTGAGCTACAGGGGTATTCCAAACGTACTTTTAAGACCATTAGAGCGTCAATATCTGCCGCTCGGCATAGCTGCAACATCAGATATATCCGGCAGTGATATTATCCCATCGGTGAGGTGGATTGTTGTTTTGGGCGGAGGACACACCTCTGACCCAAACATCCCTGTTACCAGTCAAATCTCGGATGCGTCGTTAGTTCGTCTGATAGAAGGCATAAGACTCCACAACGAAATACCGGGAAGCAAACTTATTTTATCAGGAGGAAAGGTTTTTGATGCGGTCGCCGAGGCAGAAACTCTGGAGAAGGTTGCCAGGGCCATCGGCGTAAAACATGAAGATATCATTTTAGAGACATGTTCAAAAGATACGGCAGACCAGGCGCAATTCATGAAACCAATCGTCGGTGATGATGAATTTATTCTGGTTACTTCCGCCGTTCATATGCCACGCTCAATGGCACTGTTTAAAAAATTGGGCATGCGCCCCATTCCCGCCCCTACAGGTTATTTGGTCAAAGAAAGCCAAGGTAGCAATCCTTTCCAGTTTTTCCCGGACGCAGGCGGATTCTTTAAAACTGAGAGCGCTTTCCATGAATATTTAGGACTTGTTTGGGCGAAGCTGCGAGGGCAGTTATAA
- a CDS encoding methyltransferase, giving the protein MTSTNYPHFDYLLQLSCGYWKSHVLFTAVEFDLFTLIGKNKLTTKEISQSIRTNERATEMLLNALVSLEILAKEEGSYKNTYLSNLHLIKGMPHYLGDFIHHFHNMMENWTMLRETIETGKPVSIKDLPEEVDQYDLRIFITAMHNIASVKSEELCRKIDLKKANRLLDIAGGPGTYSIALAQANPYLHATVFDLGHVIKLTREFITAANMDDRVSTQPGNCLEDTFGESTYDAILASNLLHIYSPTNNTMILKKCWDALKDGGQVLIHEFVLDETRTSPQFAALFSLNMLIGTQEGASYSEAEYREWLVKSGFRDIKRMDLESNSTLIIGKK; this is encoded by the coding sequence ATGACTTCTACGAACTATCCACATTTTGATTACCTCCTTCAACTTAGTTGTGGCTATTGGAAATCTCATGTCCTTTTTACAGCCGTAGAATTTGACCTATTTACGCTTATTGGCAAAAACAAGCTCACCACGAAAGAAATTTCGCAATCTATCCGCACCAATGAACGGGCAACCGAGATGCTCCTCAATGCACTCGTTTCCCTTGAAATACTGGCTAAAGAGGAAGGCTCTTACAAAAATACCTACCTATCAAATCTCCACCTGATCAAAGGAATGCCCCATTACCTGGGAGATTTCATCCATCATTTCCATAATATGATGGAAAACTGGACAATGCTGCGAGAGACAATAGAAACCGGAAAACCTGTTTCGATAAAAGATTTACCCGAAGAAGTAGATCAGTATGATCTCAGAATTTTTATTACGGCAATGCATAACATCGCCTCGGTAAAGTCAGAGGAACTTTGCAGAAAGATTGATTTAAAAAAGGCAAATAGGTTGTTGGATATTGCAGGTGGCCCTGGTACATATTCTATCGCGCTTGCACAGGCCAATCCGTATCTGCATGCCACCGTCTTTGATCTTGGGCATGTAATCAAACTCACCCGGGAATTTATTACGGCTGCAAACATGGACGACCGTGTTAGCACACAACCGGGTAATTGTCTGGAAGACACCTTTGGGGAAAGCACCTACGATGCGATCCTTGCCTCAAACCTTTTACATATTTATAGTCCCACAAATAACACCATGATCCTCAAGAAGTGTTGGGATGCCTTAAAAGACGGCGGCCAAGTGCTAATCCATGAATTTGTACTGGACGAAACCAGGACAAGTCCACAATTTGCAGCACTCTTCAGCCTCAATATGCTTATCGGTACACAGGAAGGAGCATCTTACAGCGAGGCTGAATATCGGGAATGGCTTGTAAAAAGCGGTTTTAGGGATATAAAAAGGATGGATTTGGAATCCAATTCGACCCTGATTATTGGCAAGAAATAA